The DNA window TGTCAGCGTGGATGCAGAATATGAGCGTCTCTCACTGCCCCCTAGTGGAAACAAAGGGAAAATACCTGTGACAGTCCTGACCGTAAAATTAAGGGCAAGAAATATATCATGTGAGCTGGTGACTAATTATATATATTCATCATTCTGCACTTGATGTCTTTATGCTTCAGTTTAAAGGCCGTTCAATGACCTGAGCAAACTAAGAAACTCATTATGATGTGTTGACCTGAAGCCCCTTCATTAAAagcctgtgtgtatgtatttgcATTGATGTCGTCAGTTTGTGTCACTGTGGCTGAACCAGTTATTAAGTAACAAAACACGTTACTTCACTTTAGAATCAGAGCCTTTCAATCTCACTGAAATGTGGAATTAAGTGATTTTATGGAGAGAAGATGAAGATTTTCTTTGTTgctaaattttgtttttttttgttactttattTGAGCTTTGAATACTAACACCCTTGTGTCTTTTATTTCCATAATGTTGTGAAACATGTGTCTACAGGTCTGTTTATGCTTTATTGGTAGTGCTGTAAGAAAGTAAAACATTAATCATAATCAGTGGATTTCAGACTATGGGCTGGGCACTGCTGGGCACAGAGCCAGTGGACGTGTGGGTGTGGACTAGTGGAAATATCGATTGAAATTAAGTTAAATGAATGTGATGTTTGTTGTCATAAAATGatgacaaatatatatatatatatatatatatatatatatatatatgtgtgtgtgtgtgtgtgtgtgatttttgtagaaaaaattacaattttctTATATTCCACCTACCTTTATTTCactaaaatgtgacatttgacatgttttcaGCTTCCAGAGTTAAAGTATCTTCTTCTTTTGGGTTCCAACACATCAACCCTCTGCCTGCTCTGCTTCagtacatccatgaatcttctctgaggtctttctcttttcctgctgcctggcagctccatattcaagaTCTTTTCTCCAACATATCCActgtccctcctctgcacatgtccagacCATCTCAGCTTTTCCTTTCTCACTTTGTCTCCAAGCTGGTCATCCTGAGCTTCcactctgatgtactcatttctattCTTGTCCATTCTGGTCCCTCAGGCCAAAAATCTTtaactctgccacctccagtgCCACCTCCAGCTCCTTCTCCTGTCTTGTTGTCAGTGCTGCCATCTCTGAACTATACATCATAGAAGGTCTCACTAAACCTTCCCTTTTACTCTTGTTGCTATCCCTTGTCATAAATCAGCCCCCTCTAACCCCCTCCGCCCTGCCTGTGCAGTCTCCGTTGCTGTGGATGGTTGagcccaggtatttaaactcatgcaTCTTTGCTATCTCTATTCCTCGCAGCGTCGCCTTTCCCTCTGCCTCCGTCTCACTCACACATATGGATTCTGTCTTGAGCTTTCCACAGCTTATGCACACCTTACCTGGCTTTAtgtggaaaaagtaattgctcctaaacctaataactggttatGCCACCCTTGgtagcaagaactgcaatcaagcatttgcaaTAACTAGCAACTgtagaggaattttggcccactcttctttgcagaatcgTTTTAATTCAACTGTATTAAAGGGTTTTCAGGCACGAACGGCCTCTTTAAGGTCATGCCGAAGCATCCCAATCAGATTTAAACTGGATTTTGATTACTCCAAAACCGTCACTtttgagccattcagaggtgaaCTCTCTGGTGTACTTCAGATCATTGTGCTGCTGCATAACCCAAGTGTGACTGAGCTTCCGGACATGAGCTGATGGCTGGATATTCTAATAGAGAGCAGAAGTCATGATTCCATCAATTACAGTGTGCAGtcgtccaggtcctgaagcagcaaagcagctcaGACCATCATACTAACAGCCTAGCTATGATGGTCTGTTTAtgaaaaagctcagtttttgtctcgtcagtccgCAGATTATTTTTCCAAgagtcttggggatcatcaagatggggttttttttggaaaatgtgagacgagcctttgtgttctttttggttaGAAGTGGCTCTTTCTGTTTTTGCCCACTCTCTCTTCCTTATTATTGAATCATCAACACTAACAATAACTTAACaggtgaggcctgcagttcttagACATTGTTTTAGCCCTGTGTGGAAAGCTTTTTGacacagggccaggtaggtttggatggCTTTTTTCCCCGTAATAATTTAAACCATCTGTCTATTATTATTTGCCtgagtgtgacaaatatgcaaaaaaaaataaaaaagatagaAATCTATTTATATATCTGtatgaaaatgtgtgtgtgtgtgtgtgtgtgtgtgtgtgtgtgtgtgtgtgtgtgtgtgtgtgtgtgtgtgtgtcggggggGACTGGCTCAGTATTTACAGGAAATACATTGTTATTCACAGGCATTTGTGTCCCTGTGCCAAGACAAAATACTGAAAGCAGTTTAGCGCGCACGCTCCACACATGCGCACTATTGACAGCGCCCATCACGTCGATTAAACAACTTCCTGGTCCGGGAAAATCTGACATTATCGCGATAGACGGGCTGATCTGTTAGTACTTCTGCACTTCAGCGGCACGGGCCTGACGCTGGAATGCAAAAGCATAAGTTATTTAGCCCAAACAAAGAACCGGGAAACGTCGGCGCACCTTTTCAGAAGTATCACAGCTGTCCCTCGGGACTCCGCTACAGCCCGAGACATGAGGGGGACTCTTAACGTGTGGTAAGAGCCATGGAGCCGTTTTAGTGGCTAACGTTGGCTGGCTTTAGCATAGTTAGCTAGCTAATCCATCAACACCCGGGCTTGTGACAGCTGACCAGCCAGCCGGACCGAGCTAGGGTTAGCATTAGCATATTTAGCTGACAGGCTGTTGAATTAAGTTAGCCTGGTTTAAACGCATTGCTGGTTTAGGGGTTTATGACGCTGCGTTAGTGACAGGTGACATCGGAGCGTCTTCCAGGAGTGGCAGGACTGTCTTTTAGGGTGCACAGGTGCGGTTGTTTATGTGAGTGATGTACGGAGGCTAACTGATGCTGATAACTAGCCTGCTAGCTAGCATTGGTATGTCGTCGTTGCTTGGTGCAACAGTAtggcaaacaaacaacagaCTGACAGCCACCTCCTTACTTAGCACGCGTGTGCTAATGGGAATAAATGGCACAATAATCCGTGTTTTCGTTTCGTCTGTGTCTTCCATTCACGGATTAACTGTATTCGGTTAAATAAGCAATATGACATGCCGCACAGTGACTGTTTAATTGATACGTGCGTTAAGATTACTGCTGACACATAGGGTGTGTGACTGTCATTTGGCAGGCCGACAGTCCTGATGGGATTATTGCAGGAATTTCCATGTTCATTTATTTGATTGCTTTGTTTGTCATCAGGGGATGAGACGAGATCGGTTATTTCGACATTTGCAGCTCTGGGCTCGTTGACTCTCTGTTTTGGCTCAGGATGGCGCAGGGAGGCTCTCAGCTCGACTACCACATCCTGCAGGACCTCAAGCAGCGTTTCCCAGAGATCCCAGAGGGGGTAGTGTCACAGTGCCTTCTGCAGGTACATATTGAAAGCTGCTATTTGGATTGAGACTTGTTATAACATATGTATTAGTGCATCATGCTGTGTTTGCACTAATTCTTGCATCGTAAAAACATTGCAGAAGATATTTATGATCAGAACATCGATACCTATTAATCACTCTCCTTTCTGCCTCAGAACAACAATAACCTGGATCTCTGCTGCCATCTGCTGGCTCAGGAGAGTAACAGATACCTGTATGGTGATTTCCATCCCAGTCCAGAGGAGGGGCGGCTGAACCGAAATCACATGCTACACATTAGCTTGGGCTACCCAGGTTCAGATGCAAGCAAATCAAatggaggagcaggaggagtaGGGCGCTCCCTAGTGCACAGCACCAGTGACAGTCACATCGATCCGCAGCGACCCAACTACCCCGAACCGCTATCAGCCCCTGCCGCCATGGCTCCTTCACCTGGATACAATCCTTTTTTCATGAATGATCAGAGCCGTTCGGCCAGTACTCCCACCCCTCCACCCACAATGCCAGGCATGTCTCCCACATACTCTTCTGTTTCACATTACACCATGAACCCTATAACAGTCACTCTTTCACAAAGCATACCCAACGTCCCACAAGCTCTGCAGATCCCTCCTGGACACTACGCGAACAACACCAACGCAACCCTGTACATTCGACCCTCGCCATCTCAAAGCCCGCAGCCAGCACCCTGGTCCTCCTCAGGTGCACCTGTCTATCAACATCAGCAGTCCCCTTACAGCACTCCCACATACGGCTCACCTTACAGCTCCCCACAGCATCAGGTCCAGGCGCAGCCCCAACCACAACCCCAGCTACAACCCCAGCTGCAGCACCAGCCCCAGCACCAGCAGTATGTCTTCCTCCCTATTAGCTCCCCAACTCTTCCCAGCATGCCCTACCATCACCAGCAGCCGCCCCAGCAACAGCCTCCTGTTTACAGGCCGTACCAAACAAAGAACCTCCTTAAGAACCAGATAGAGATTACTCTGGAGGGTCCGCGGCCTCGCAGCAATTCACCTGTGCACACTCCTCACCCCCAGGGACCACTTTACATGTCTACCAGTTCTTCGCCCAGCTCCCCTTCGAGGGGCATCGCAATGAGCGCAGGTCCGCAGTCGTACCACCCTGGGGTGTACATGCAGGGAAGACCTCGGCCCGCCTCGTCCCCTCAACCGGGGCAGTCAGCCTATACGTTCAAAATCAAAGTGTCCCCAGGAGGCCAGGCTCAGAGGCCCCCGAGCTCGCCACCCGTCACTGAAGCCGAGCCTATTCTCAACATAGTAGACCAAGGGGCGCACAACGCTGCCCCTGCACCCATCCTGCCCATCTCCGCTCTACCGGGGACTATCACCAGTCAGTTTCAGCCAATGCCCAGACGTTCCAGCTCGGGCTCTGATGACTATGCCTACACGCAAGGTAAGGGcttcttatttttgtttgtccATCAAAATCTTATATTTCAATATTCATATCATTTTATATATGTTATGTTTTGCAATACTTAAGATCTCACCTGTCATGGGTTTATATAAGCAGCATAACAACATTGTCTGGACAGTGGTCGCAGCTGCACCTCCAGCcttataaatgatatttttttacTGCTTTGTGCTTGATTGTCATCTTTAAATATGTTTGGTTGTCTGCGTGTTGTGATGAGAAAAGGTGATTGtcagcctttttcttttcttttttttaaatttaaggcTACATATTGGTCTTTTGCGTGTGTTAAGTACACATGACACTGCTTTCATGTGATTGTAGTCTTCCCCACGCCCTCTACCTGTACCATCACTTTCAGGCTTATATAGCAGATTGGAGTCGCAGCAGAGCAttgcagcttttcttttctttttaaaaaaatcatttttgtgtttggtgCGTTTCCCTTCAGCTCTCCTGCTCCACCAGCGGGCGAGGATGGAGCGTCTGATGAAGGAGCTGCGGCTGGAGCAGCAGAAACTCGAGCAGCTAAAGGGTGACGTTAACAACATGGAATACGATGCCCTTCAAAGACGCTTTCGACGAGTCAACTCCACCAGTCTTATCCCCCGAGTAAGGCCTGAACGTGTGCTTGTCTTACATGTAGACCTACTCGTTCATGTCAGTCTTTGTGTACTGCTTCACTGACCAAAGCTATAAAGGCAAGCTGTGAAATGATCACTGATTTTATTGAATGCTTTTTAGACTATTCACTGGGAACTCCTTGATTATTCTCCCAAGTTATCCCCGCCTGCAGACGTTCGTAGCTGCTGCTTACCTTGCAGAGTTTTCACttgatttaattttcattgaTGTACTGAAGGACTTGTCTGTGCATGTTTGTCCTGTTTGTGCAGTAGTATCTAATTTCACCCGCCTCACCTGCCGCACACGCCTCACCGGTCCAACACCTGGCAGTGAAtggcttctgtttttttgtggtGTTAAGGTATATTGCCACCACTTTGTGGTGATAGTCGACTGTTACATCCTACATGTTGCCTGTAAAAACACCATATTTAAGGAGTATTAGAAAATAATCACTGAGACAGTCAACCTGGTGTTAAGACTGGTTTGATTTCACTGCTAATAAATATGAAAGTGGAGTGGGAGTGGGCTAATCAGACGGGCTCGTGTGTTTACTGTCTGCAGCCTGAGGAGATGACCCGACTACGCAGTCAGAACAGACAGCTTCAAATTGATATTGACTGTACACTGAAGGAAACAGATCTACTGCAGTCGAGAGGTATGCACACATCACTCGCACACAAATGCATTCCCACACAAACCTTTGAAGTGTGCCTCTGATTTATTTGAAAGCATTGGTCTTGAAAGAGCCGAGGCCTGAAGCAGACAGTGTCGGGTCCAGAATGATGGACGAGTATCCGCTGCAGCGCATACAGATGCAGGCTTCTGAAATGACTGGCCGGTGCGTTGCAGGCCTCGGGCTGATCTGTGCTTGACCCCCACTCTGGGCCCTGCGTAGTATTTCACTGGCACATGATTCTTGTTGATTATTCAGTTGAAACACTTGGCCTACAACACAGCGTGTGGACATTAGTTCCAATCCTTTATCTGTTTACCAggagtgatgatgatgatggaagcTGGAACAGTGTTTCTGGCAGCACACTCACAAGTGTGACCAATTTACTTGCAGTCAGCCCAGTGCCACTGAACATTTAAGAGGGGGTCTTCTGCAGTAATCCTTCTGATGTCAGTTATCTCAGGGACTGTTTCCTTCAGGATTCATTTGTattttgctgtgtttgtctgACCCTCTACCTTGCAAGATATGCTGCAGAGAGCAGCCCCCACAACTCCATGCTGCCACAACACACTCCATGGCacattgtgtgtctgtggatgTGAAGTTTTCGGATTACCCTTACCGTGACATAAATGTTGGCCTTGTGAGATCAGACGTTTTGTTCAACAGGGCGGCAGCAAATCACAGCGATCGTGTTCACCTGTGCCAGCAGCGTTAGGAGTTGGCAATTTCTGATACCTAATTTTCTAACAAAGACAAGATTATCAGTGCCGTTAATTCAAGATAAACTCGTGTGCCTGTGAGATTTGGCCTCATGTTATTCATGACACATCGTGAGATTCTTGTTATCCTGAAACGGTAGCCGttaaagataaaattaattTGACAACACGCAAACATTTTACATAAAATTTGTTTACAACTTAAATTCTAAATATAATTtggctttgggttttttttatcctCAATGTTGCTGTAGTTCAGTTTGTACAAATCTATAAATATATCTACATCAGAAAATCATCAGGAACAAAGTtgtaaataaacatttgtttttaatgactgTCGATATTTGGGGCTCTAAGCTGTTTTGTTGGGACTACATGGGCTCAGAAACAGAGAACTGGAGCCCTTGAAAATCCTGTTGTTGTGGTCCTTGTGATAAACACAGTGTACAGGCATAAATTGCTTCAATGGTTTTTCTGTAATCCTGGAGTTTCTTCTTCAAACACGAGGACTTTGCTTACAGAGAAAATCCAACAGTTCTTTAAGTAAATGTCTCACCAGCCTCGGCTGCTCGCTGTCCTTCTTCTTGGTGATGAAACTATTCTTGTCCTTCTCTAAGCAGCCAATAAAATCCCATGTTGTCATAAATCTTATTTGGAGttcttctttcattttgttcttaaaatatttttctaacCACTGGGAGGCTGATGCACGGTTGGCCTCGTCACAGCGTTGCACGCTCTCCTTCGCCTCCCTTGTAGCTAGACGTGCGATCCTACTAAGATGGAGGGGTGCCCCCGTGCCCACCCAGGCTCAATGGCTGAGGGACCTTATGTACTATCTGAGCCTTGAAAAGATCCGTCGCGCGATTAGCAATAACACTGGCAAGTTTTACAAGGTGTGGGGGCAAGTCCTGAAATATTTTTCCAGCCTTCAGGTTGTGAACCCGACTTCCAGCATTACTCAgtaaatcccccccccccccttttttgtcgtctttttttttttttttttttttttaagtcatttgggggtttttttgttattttgttctgttttgtcctGTTGTATTTGCgatggtgtttttgtgtttgtttgtttttgtctttagtttggtgtgtttgtttgttaccTGGCCTGAGGGATAGCGCTACTGTGTGGTATTGGAGGGGGGGGGAGTAAACTGATAAAAGCAATTACAAGATATGTGTATTTCAGTTCAAACAATCATTGTGAAGCCTACTTGTTTGTTGTTTAACAattctgtgtgtatctgttttgtttttttttgttgcttcaatttaataaaaatatctttgaggaaaaaaatattttcctatAGATGGTAAAACACTTGCAGGAATTCCCAATTATTTGTCAACAAACGATTGCAACAACAATTACTTTATGCTCCCAAAGTAG is part of the Pelmatolapia mariae isolate MD_Pm_ZW linkage group LG23, Pm_UMD_F_2, whole genome shotgun sequence genome and encodes:
- the tab3 gene encoding TGF-beta-activated kinase 1 and MAP3K7-binding protein 3, which produces MAQGGSQLDYHILQDLKQRFPEIPEGVVSQCLLQNNNNLDLCCHLLAQESNRYLYGDFHPSPEEGRLNRNHMLHISLGYPGSDASKSNGGAGGVGRSLVHSTSDSHIDPQRPNYPEPLSAPAAMAPSPGYNPFFMNDQSRSASTPTPPPTMPGMSPTYSSVSHYTMNPITVTLSQSIPNVPQALQIPPGHYANNTNATLYIRPSPSQSPQPAPWSSSGAPVYQHQQSPYSTPTYGSPYSSPQHQVQAQPQPQPQLQPQLQHQPQHQQYVFLPISSPTLPSMPYHHQQPPQQQPPVYRPYQTKNLLKNQIEITLEGPRPRSNSPVHTPHPQGPLYMSTSSSPSSPSRGIAMSAGPQSYHPGVYMQGRPRPASSPQPGQSAYTFKIKVSPGGQAQRPPSSPPVTEAEPILNIVDQGAHNAAPAPILPISALPGTITSQFQPMPRRSSSGSDDYAYTQALLLHQRARMERLMKELRLEQQKLEQLKGDVNNMEYDALQRRFRRVNSTSLIPRPEEMTRLRSQNRQLQIDIDCTLKETDLLQSRGKFDPKAMNNFYDNIQPGPVVPPTSGKKEGTQASKRVPQTDEDFEGAQWNCESCTFLNHPALNRCEQCEMPRYT